In Devosia beringensis, a single window of DNA contains:
- a CDS encoding methyl-accepting chemotaxis protein — MIFAKLGIAGRLSVGFGFVLLMMIALTWNSVSQVNFMNGNLVQVNEVNSVKQRYAINFRGSVHDRAIAVRDVILAGSPDQVATALTLIGKLAGDYAVSELAMTQMLAGPSGATDTEKTIIAEIADIQARTNPLVSQIIDLRNQGDLAQASSVLNAQAAPLFRDWLGAINKYIDYQTGLNDEIGGQVNASASGFQLTALMSLALVLVLSIAAAVLVSRSVTVPVRKLSRTMRVLADGDYTNEVPYVGRPDELGVMAGTVEVFRKNGLQVANMTAAEASRIIEDETARKTMMSELQEAFGTVVNAAAEGDFSRRVNASFPDAELNALAGSVNTLVQTVDTGLAETSLVLAAIAEADLTKRVTGNYQGAFSTLKDDTNAVADKMSDIVDQLRVTSRSLKLATSEILAGANDLSERTTKQASTIEQTSAAMEQMAHTVTQNAQRSQDASLNASSVTKIAEEGGQVMIETTSAMERITSSSAKISNIIGLIDDIAFQTNLLALNASVEAARAGDAGKGFAVVAVEVRRLAQSAASASSEVKVLIEQSAGEVSGGTRLVAEAADKLNAMLEGIRANSGLMDGIAKDSQEQASSIKEVATAVRQMDEMTQHNAALVEQINASIEQTEAQAIQLDGIVDIFTIDDNRQVEASAVAKRVSSGGIKDLQGRAKLAAKRFVTQGNAAIKQDWNEF; from the coding sequence ATGATTTTTGCAAAGTTGGGTATAGCTGGACGCCTCTCAGTTGGCTTCGGCTTCGTGTTGTTGATGATGATTGCTTTGACTTGGAATTCAGTGAGCCAGGTCAATTTTATGAATGGCAATCTTGTCCAGGTGAACGAGGTCAATAGTGTTAAGCAACGCTATGCAATCAACTTCCGCGGTAGCGTCCATGACCGGGCGATCGCTGTTCGTGATGTGATCCTGGCAGGGTCACCAGATCAGGTCGCCACCGCCTTGACGCTGATCGGAAAGCTCGCCGGCGACTATGCTGTCAGCGAACTGGCGATGACACAAATGCTAGCCGGGCCATCAGGTGCGACCGATACTGAAAAGACAATCATCGCCGAGATCGCGGACATTCAAGCGCGGACCAATCCGCTCGTCTCACAGATCATAGACCTGCGTAACCAGGGCGATCTTGCGCAGGCGAGCTCTGTATTGAACGCACAGGCAGCGCCACTTTTCCGAGACTGGCTGGGAGCAATTAACAAGTACATTGATTATCAGACCGGGCTGAACGACGAGATCGGCGGTCAGGTCAATGCGTCGGCAAGTGGCTTCCAACTTACTGCGTTGATGTCGCTTGCACTGGTCCTGGTTCTCTCCATCGCTGCGGCTGTTCTGGTAAGTCGATCAGTCACCGTTCCCGTTAGAAAGCTTTCCCGGACCATGCGTGTTTTGGCGGACGGCGACTATACAAACGAAGTGCCGTATGTTGGGCGCCCTGACGAGTTGGGCGTGATGGCAGGAACGGTCGAGGTGTTCCGCAAGAACGGGCTACAGGTAGCCAACATGACCGCAGCAGAAGCCTCTCGCATCATTGAGGACGAAACAGCTCGAAAGACTATGATGTCAGAGTTGCAAGAAGCATTCGGGACTGTCGTAAATGCTGCAGCCGAAGGCGATTTTTCGCGACGCGTCAACGCCTCCTTCCCCGATGCCGAACTCAACGCGTTGGCCGGCAGCGTCAACACCTTGGTTCAAACTGTCGATACCGGCCTGGCCGAGACGAGCCTCGTCCTGGCAGCGATTGCAGAGGCAGACCTTACCAAGCGCGTGACTGGCAATTACCAAGGGGCCTTTAGCACCTTAAAAGACGACACTAACGCCGTTGCAGACAAGATGAGCGATATTGTCGACCAATTGCGCGTCACGTCGAGGTCTCTCAAGCTCGCCACTAGCGAGATATTAGCGGGTGCCAACGATCTGTCGGAGCGCACTACCAAACAGGCTTCAACCATTGAACAGACCTCAGCCGCCATGGAGCAAATGGCCCACACGGTCACGCAAAATGCACAGCGTTCTCAAGACGCCAGTCTCAATGCTTCCTCTGTGACAAAGATTGCAGAAGAGGGCGGTCAGGTGATGATCGAGACCACCTCTGCTATGGAGCGGATTACCAGTTCATCAGCCAAGATATCCAATATCATCGGGTTGATCGACGACATCGCGTTCCAAACCAACCTTCTTGCCCTTAACGCGTCTGTTGAGGCAGCCCGTGCGGGCGATGCTGGCAAGGGATTTGCTGTCGTGGCAGTCGAAGTGCGTCGTCTCGCACAATCGGCTGCCAGCGCTTCATCCGAGGTCAAGGTTCTAATCGAACAAAGCGCCGGCGAAGTATCGGGCGGTACCCGCCTCGTTGCTGAAGCAGCTGACAAACTCAATGCGATGCTCGAAGGTATCCGCGCCAATTCTGGCCTGATGGATGGCATTGCAAAAGACAGCCAAGAACAGGCTTCCTCGATCAAGGAAGTGGCAACAGCGGTTCGTCAGATGGATGAGATGACCCAGCACAACGCCGCTCTGGTTGAACAGATAAACGCATCGATCGAACAGACAGAAGCCCAGGCGATCCAATTAGACGGCATCGTGGATATCTTCACCATTGATGACAATCGGCAAGTTGAGGCGAGTGCAGTTGCCAAGAGGGTATCGTCAGGTGGGATTAAGGATCTGCAGGGCCGCGCCAAGCTTGCTGCGAAGCGTTTCGTTACCCAAGGCAATGCCGCAATAAAGCAGGATTGGAACGAGTTCTAA